In the Streptomyces sp. SJL17-4 genome, CGTCCCGCCGCGGACGCCCATGTCGACGAGGCCCTGCGCATCGCCAACCTGGGCAACGCCCTCGACCGCGCCGTCCGCACCTACTCGCAGGGCATGCGGCAGCGCCTCGCCCTCGCCCAGGCCATGCTCGGCCTGCCGGACCTGCTGATCCTGGACGAGCCCACCAACGGACTCGACCCGCCGCAGATCCGCGAGATGCGCGAGGTGATGATCCGGTACGCGGCAGGCGGCCGTACCGTCATCGTCTCCAGCCACCTCCTCGCCGAGGTCGAGCAGTCCTGCACCCACCTCGTCGTCATGGACCGGGGACAGCTCGTGCAGGCCGGACCGGTCGCCGAGATCACCGGCTCCGGTGACACCCTGCTCGTGACCCTCGGGGCACCCGTCCCCGACGCCCTCGTCGAGAAGGTCGACGCCCTCCCGGGCGTCGCCACGGCGACCCGCGCCGACGGCGGGATCCTCGTCCGCCTCGACACCCTCGACCCGACCGCCCTCATCGGCGAACTCGTCGGCCTGGACGTGCCGCTGACCGGCGTCGGACCGCACCGGCGCCTCGAAGACGCGTTCCTGACCCTGATCGGAGGAGGAGCCGCATGAGCCCGCTGCTCGACACCCCCACGGCTCCCACCGCCGCCGCGGCGCCCGTGGAGTCCGCCCCCGGCTACCGCGCCGGACGCACCCTGCCGCTGCGCGTCGAGGCCCTGCGCCAGTGGAAGCGCCGCCGCACCATGATCATGGGAGGCATCCTGGTCGCCCTGCCGTTCGTCCTGCTGATCGCCTTCGCGATCGGCGGGGGACCGGACGGGGCCGCCGCAGGCCGTGTCACCCTGATGGACACGGCGACCGCCTCGGCCGCCAACTTCGCGGCGACCAGCCTCTTCGCCTCGGCCGGGTTCCTCCTCGTCGTCCCGGTCGCACTGTTCTGCGGGGACACCATCGCCTCCGAGGCGAGCTGGTCCTCGCTGCGCTACCTGCTCGCCGCGCCCGTGCCCCGGTCCCGGCTCCTCGCCTCCAAGCTGGCGGTCGCCCTCGGCTACAGCGCGGCCGCGATGGTCCTGCTCCCGCTGGTCGCCCTGGCCGTGGGCACGGTCGCCTACGGCTGGGGGCCGCTCCAACTGCCCACCGGCGGCTCGGTGCCCGCCTGGGACGCGCTGTTCCGTATCGGCATCGCCGCCGCCTACATCTTCGCCTCGCTCCTGGTCACCGCGGGCCTCGCCTTCTGGCTGTCCACCCGCACCGACGCCCCGCTCGGCGCGGTCGGCGGAGCCGTCGGCCTGACCATCGTCGGCAACGTCCTGGACGCCGTCACGGCGCTCGGCGACTGGCGCGAGTACCTGCCGACGCACTGGCAGTACGCCTGGATCGACGCGCTCCAGCCGCAGCTGGAGTGGGGCGGCATGGTGAAGGGCACGGCGATCTCCCTGACGTACGCCGTCGTCCTCTTCGCACTCGCCTTCCGCGGCTTCGCCCGTAAGGACATCGTGTCGTAGGCCCCGACCGGCGACTCCCGACCGGCAGTCCCGACCGGCAGTCCCGAACGGGGCCCTAGGGTCTTCTGCTCACAGCCACCCCCTTCGAGCCGCTTCCGCGCCCGCGCGGAAGCGGCTCGTCGTGCCGAGGGCGGCCATCAGTTCCCCCACCCGCCGGCTGTACGTCCGCGCGGACATGCCGAGCCGGGCCGCCGCCGTCTCGTCCGTGACCCCCGACAGGAGGGCGTCGAGCACCGGACGCAGCTGAGGTGCCAGATCGCACGGTGGCCGCGGGGGCGGCGGCGCGTACGTGAGCTCCTCGGCCGTCGCCCAGCAGGCGTGATGAGCCCGGGCCAGGGCCTGCACCACCACCGGGTCGCGGATCAGCAACAGCCCGTTGTAGAGCAGCTCCAGGTCGAGCGGGACCGCGGCCACCGTCCGGTCGACCACGATCATCTTGAACGGGATGGCCTCCGCGAGCCGGGCCCGGCCGGGAATCCGGAACCCGCCCCCGAGCCGCGGCAGCGCGTGCCGCGGCACGATCCGCCGGACCTCTCCGGCCCGCTCCGCCGCCGCCCGCATGCACGCCTCCGCCAGCTCCAGGAATGGCTCGGGGATCGCGCAGCCCGCCGACGCGACCGGGTCGTCGAAGGTCAGCAACTCGTACCGGGTGGAAGCGGCCAGCCCGGCGAGCGCCGCGCTGATGCGCCGCGCACCCCGGACCGGGCGCCCCGCGGGCCGCTGTCCCTCGGTCGCGGCCCGGTTCATCGCCGAACGGGCGAGCATCACGGAGCCCGCGCTCTCTGCCACCGCTGACCACCCCCGCCCGATCGATGTCCACTCCATGTACGCATGCGACTGCACACGGTGACAAGCCCTGTTGAAAAGGATGGCGAATCCATGCCACCGGTTGTCCCCCCGTTCGCCGTTGCCGCATCGAGATCCATCCGCAACTCGTTCGACGGCTCCAGGCGGGCCTCTCGTCCGTCACATTCACAAGTGCCTCACCAAGAGGGGGAGATGACATGGGACGACAGGACAAGAAGGTAGCCGGACGCCGCCGGGCCCGGTTCTCGGCCACCGTCGCGGCTCTGCTCGCGGCCGGACTGGCCGTGGGAGGCTGCGGCGCCGGCGGCGAGAGCGCCAGTGCCGACCGAGCGAAGGGGGAGAACGGCCGGACCGCACCGGCGGCCCCCGACGGGGGAGCGGGCACCGTGAACCCCGAGGGAGCGGAGGGGGCCGGGGACGACCGGCGGCCTCCGTCCGCACCCGCCCCCGACTACCTCTCCACGTTCGCCCTGGACGTGGACACCGCCTCGTACGGCTACGCCCGACGCACCCTCGCCGAGGGGAGGCTGCCCGAGCCGGCGACCGTGCGCCCCGAGGAGTTCGTCAACAGCTTCCGCCCCGACTACCCGCGTCCGGAGGACAACGGCTTCAGCGTGACCCTCGACGGGGCCCGCGCCGGGCAGGACGGCTGGTCCCTGGTCCGGGTCGGCCTGGCCACGCGCGCGGCGGACCGGCGCGGCGAACGCCCGCCCGCCGCCCTCACCTTCGTCGTCGACGTCTCCGGCTCGATGGCCGAGCCGGGACGGCTCGACCTGGTCAAGGAGTCGCTCGGACTGCTCGCCGACCAGCTCCGCGACGACGACTCGATGGGCCTCGTCACGTTCAGCAGCGAGGCCGAGACCCGGCTGCCGCTGACCCGGGTGGGCGAGGCCCGCGGCCGGATCCGCGAGGTGGTGGACTCCCTCGTGACGAGCTCCTCCACCAACGTCGAGGCGGGCGTCCGCACCGGCTACGACGTGGCCGTCGACGGCCACCGCGAGGGTGCCACCAACCGTGTCGTGCTGCTCTCCGACGCGCTCGCCAACACCGGCTCCACCGACGCGGGGTCGATCCTCGAACGCATCGAGGAGGAGCGGAAGGAGTACGGGATCACCCTGTTCGGCGTCGGTGTGGGCAGCGACTACGGCGACGCGTTCATGGAGCAGCTCGCCGACCGGGGCGACGGCCAGACCACGTACGTCTCCAACTCGGCGCAGGCCCGCAAGGTCTTCGTCGAGCAGCTGCCCGCCCATGTCGAACTGCGCGCGCGGGACGCCAAGGCGCAGGTCTCCTTCGACCGGCGGACCGTCGAGAAGTTCCGGCTGATCGGCTACGAGAACCGGGAGGTCGCCGACGAGGACTTCCGGAACGACCGGGTCGACGGCGGCGAGGTCGGCGCGGGTCACACCGTCACCGCGCTGTACGCGGTCAGGACCAGGGCCGGGGCGACCGGTCCGGTCGCCACCGCCACCGTCCGCTGGCTCGACCCGGCCACGCGCGCGCCCCACGAGCGTTCGGGCTCGGTCGGCACGGCCGCCCTCGCCGGCGACATCTGGGGCGGCGGCCACGACAGTCTGCAGCTGACGGCGATCACCGCCTACTTCGCGGACGCGCTGCGCGGCGGCGACCTGCCGGGTGCCCCGGGGCTTCCGGCGCTCGCGGAGCGCGCCGAGTCGATCGCCGGCCGGTCGGGTTCGGCGGTGGTGCGGGAGCTGGCCGAGGCCGTACGGCAGGCCGACGGGCTTCGCGGGCCGACCGACGGGGCCGCTGATGAGGGCGAGTTGAAATCGGGGGACCCGTACAGCTGACGCGTGGGGCGGGCAGCGGGACAGAATGGCCGCCATGGCCTCCCTGCTGCTCGCCCTCGCCATCGGATGCACCGGCCTGTACGCCGGTTTCATGCTGATCTTCCAGACCGGGATCATGCCCGCGCTCGCCCGTCTGACGGACGCCGAGTTCGTCACCGCGATGCGCCGGATCAACGAAGCCGTCCCGAGGGGCGTGTTCCTGATCGTCTTCCTCGGGGTGGTCGCCTTCCCCGCCGCCGCGTTCTTCGTCCCGGTCGACGGGCGGACGGACACCCAGAAGTGGCTGGTGCTCGCGGGGCTGGTGTGCGCGGCCCTCAATCACGCGGTCACCGTGGGCGGCAACATCCCGCTCAACAACGCGCTGGCCGCGTCGGAGGCCACGGGTGACGAACCGTCGGCCGTCCGGGCCGTCTTCGAGCGGCGCTGGAACGGTTTCCACCGTGTCCGTACGCCCCTGATCGTCGTCGCCTTCGGCCTGCTGACCGCCGCCGCCGTCGTCTAGAGCGCGCCCTGTCCCGCGTCCCGTCCCGCGCCCCGTCCCGCCCCGGCGCCGCCCCGCGGCCCGGGACGGCCCTGACGGCCGCTCGGTCATCCGCCCCGGAGCGGGCCGTCCGCGGAACCGTACCCGGTGGACGGTTTCTGGCGTGATCTCGTGCGTGTCGGCCTCTTCCGCGTCCGTGAGAGACCCGCGAAAGCGTACCTATGAGTCCGGAAACAGTCTTCCGGCATGTGCTGGTCTGCGCCAGTGACGAAAATCCTACGCCCTTATACCCCCCCAAAGGGGGTGAATCACCCCGATATCCCGGGTTGGGTTTCCATACCCTCCGGTTTCTTATTGACATGCCTACGGGGGTCTTTTCTAATCATCGAGAGTCATCCCGCGCGCTGACACCGCACAGGCATGGAGGGGGCAAGGTGGACGTCCGGATTCTGGGGGGACTGTCGGTACGTGAGCACGGGGTGTCGATCACTCCGACAGCCGCCGCGCCCCGGCAGCTCCTCGCCCTGCTCACGGCCAGCGCCGACCAGGTCGTTCCCGTGACGGTGCTCACCGAGGAGCTGTGGCCGTCCGGCGCGCCCCGCGGCGCCCGTACCGAACTCCAGGCGCACATAGCCGAGTTGCGCACCCTCATCGCGGGAGCGCTGCGCGGCGCCGCTCCGGCGGAGCCCGGACCCGGCTGGTCCGACCGGCGCACCGCCGACGCGATCCTCGTCTCCCAGCCCGGCGGCTACCGGCTCGACACCGGTGGCGGCACCAACGACGTCCGGCAGTTCGAGCGCGCGGCCGGCGCCGGATACCGCGCCATGGAGGCCGGTGACCTCGCCCGCGCCGCGCTCCGCCTCGGCGAGGCACTCGCCCTGTGGCGCGGCGAACCCTACGCGGGCGTCGCCGCCGGCCCCCGCCTCCGCAGAGAGGTCGAGCGCCTCGAAACGTCC is a window encoding:
- a CDS encoding ABC transporter permease; translated protein: MSPLLDTPTAPTAAAAPVESAPGYRAGRTLPLRVEALRQWKRRRTMIMGGILVALPFVLLIAFAIGGGPDGAAAGRVTLMDTATASAANFAATSLFASAGFLLVVPVALFCGDTIASEASWSSLRYLLAAPVPRSRLLASKLAVALGYSAAAMVLLPLVALAVGTVAYGWGPLQLPTGGSVPAWDALFRIGIAAAYIFASLLVTAGLAFWLSTRTDAPLGAVGGAVGLTIVGNVLDAVTALGDWREYLPTHWQYAWIDALQPQLEWGGMVKGTAISLTYAVVLFALAFRGFARKDIVS
- a CDS encoding DNA-binding response regulator yields the protein MAESAGSVMLARSAMNRAATEGQRPAGRPVRGARRISAALAGLAASTRYELLTFDDPVASAGCAIPEPFLELAEACMRAAAERAGEVRRIVPRHALPRLGGGFRIPGRARLAEAIPFKMIVVDRTVAAVPLDLELLYNGLLLIRDPVVVQALARAHHACWATAEELTYAPPPPRPPCDLAPQLRPVLDALLSGVTDETAAARLGMSARTYSRRVGELMAALGTTSRFRAGAEAARRGWL
- a CDS encoding von Willebrand factor type A domain-containing protein; amino-acid sequence: MGRQDKKVAGRRRARFSATVAALLAAGLAVGGCGAGGESASADRAKGENGRTAPAAPDGGAGTVNPEGAEGAGDDRRPPSAPAPDYLSTFALDVDTASYGYARRTLAEGRLPEPATVRPEEFVNSFRPDYPRPEDNGFSVTLDGARAGQDGWSLVRVGLATRAADRRGERPPAALTFVVDVSGSMAEPGRLDLVKESLGLLADQLRDDDSMGLVTFSSEAETRLPLTRVGEARGRIREVVDSLVTSSSTNVEAGVRTGYDVAVDGHREGATNRVVLLSDALANTGSTDAGSILERIEEERKEYGITLFGVGVGSDYGDAFMEQLADRGDGQTTYVSNSAQARKVFVEQLPAHVELRARDAKAQVSFDRRTVEKFRLIGYENREVADEDFRNDRVDGGEVGAGHTVTALYAVRTRAGATGPVATATVRWLDPATRAPHERSGSVGTAALAGDIWGGGHDSLQLTAITAYFADALRGGDLPGAPGLPALAERAESIAGRSGSAVVRELAEAVRQADGLRGPTDGAADEGELKSGDPYS
- a CDS encoding anthrone oxygenase family protein — protein: MASLLLALAIGCTGLYAGFMLIFQTGIMPALARLTDAEFVTAMRRINEAVPRGVFLIVFLGVVAFPAAAFFVPVDGRTDTQKWLVLAGLVCAALNHAVTVGGNIPLNNALAASEATGDEPSAVRAVFERRWNGFHRVRTPLIVVAFGLLTAAAVV
- a CDS encoding AfsR/SARP family transcriptional regulator, which gives rise to MDVRILGGLSVREHGVSITPTAAAPRQLLALLTASADQVVPVTVLTEELWPSGAPRGARTELQAHIAELRTLIAGALRGAAPAEPGPGWSDRRTADAILVSQPGGYRLDTGGGTNDVRQFERAAGAGYRAMEAGDLARAALRLGEALALWRGEPYAGVAAGPRLRREVERLETSRLSVLDQWVEAQLGLGRHAELVSELSGLVARYRTNEPLHAHYMVALLRCGQHDEALTVYERLRVALKGESGMEPSARLRRLQRSVLALRNTEVRPLYAPRIPAQFSPARARLVPAGSVG